The Novosphingobium sp. MMS21-SN21R genome contains a region encoding:
- a CDS encoding ABC transporter substrate-binding protein — MDLRGVRGLRTERTLSSEQQFEQLRSGTIDAAVTAIDNVITWNEKAPEARFRAIAQVERTTELVLVARPGITAISDLAGKTLLVDAPANGFVVALRAMLIEAGIDETCCMLAPAGGVTERLDALLAGTGDATLLGPPFYHAAIAQGCNVVGSVQASWPDFPGQGLVVNTARLAASRDDCILSQLTELLGAMDIARRSILSKPAEAVDIVVRSGVPVGAASAMLAAVSDTFQPDADGMKRLIQHRATVWPTRPPLVHADLADESVLAMLQAANGKG, encoded by the coding sequence ATGGACCTTCGCGGCGTTCGGGGCCTCCGGACGGAACGGACGCTATCGTCCGAGCAGCAGTTCGAGCAATTGCGCAGCGGGACGATTGACGCCGCCGTCACTGCCATCGACAACGTGATAACGTGGAACGAGAAGGCGCCCGAAGCCCGGTTCCGCGCGATTGCGCAAGTCGAACGGACGACCGAACTGGTGCTTGTTGCACGGCCCGGAATTACGGCAATCTCGGACCTTGCCGGGAAAACGCTGCTGGTTGATGCCCCTGCCAACGGCTTTGTCGTCGCCTTGCGCGCAATGCTGATCGAAGCAGGAATCGACGAAACCTGTTGTATGCTGGCCCCGGCCGGCGGTGTGACAGAACGGCTCGACGCTTTGCTCGCCGGGACGGGCGATGCCACATTGCTCGGGCCACCGTTTTACCACGCCGCCATTGCGCAAGGATGCAACGTCGTGGGAAGCGTGCAAGCTTCATGGCCCGATTTCCCCGGACAGGGCCTGGTCGTCAACACCGCCCGGCTGGCTGCTTCGCGGGACGACTGCATTCTCTCCCAGCTCACCGAATTGCTCGGCGCGATGGATATTGCGCGGCGAAGCATTTTATCAAAACCGGCCGAAGCTGTGGACATCGTTGTTCGGTCGGGCGTCCCTGTAGGCGCTGCCTCGGCGATGCTAGCCGCCGTTTCTGACACCTTTCAGCCAGATGCGGATGGAATGAAACGCCTGATCCAGCATCGCGCTACGGTATGGCCGACACGTCCGCCTCTGGTTCACGCGGATCTTGCAGACGAAAGCGTACTGGCCATGCTGCAGGCTGCCAACGGGAAAGGTTAA
- a CDS encoding ornithine cyclodeaminase family protein, giving the protein MYAQPFGPGACPPRIVAQNGPSWLRALPSNPPGCRYFGAKLMGAAMNVGQPSVEYVIVLFDRETSQIAGFLDANLITAYRTAATSASAFDKLAPRNPLRLGVIGSGLEASMHTRAFSAMRDLSEVVVFSTTPARREAFAQTLSDELGIPVRPAATPQEAVGDADVVLTAARSHDETPILFADWLPEKAMVVSIGSTIPQQREIDISVIARADLIVCDMLEEVLHETGDMLAAVAAGIEVEPRAISLNDLMNGSAADRVAAAQRPMFKSVGGGVQDVVVGGAILDRAIAAGLAAPLPFQFEGKAL; this is encoded by the coding sequence GTGTATGCTCAGCCTTTCGGCCCTGGCGCTTGTCCGCCGCGCATCGTCGCGCAGAATGGGCCGAGCTGGCTGCGAGCCTTGCCGTCAAACCCGCCCGGGTGCCGTTATTTTGGGGCCAAGCTGATGGGCGCCGCGATGAACGTGGGGCAGCCGTCGGTCGAATACGTGATCGTCCTGTTTGATCGTGAAACAAGCCAAATTGCCGGTTTTCTCGATGCAAATCTCATTACAGCCTACCGGACTGCAGCAACCTCGGCTTCCGCGTTCGACAAGTTGGCTCCGCGCAACCCGCTTCGCCTGGGGGTGATCGGAAGCGGGCTTGAGGCGTCAATGCATACGCGTGCTTTTTCAGCCATGCGCGATCTTTCCGAGGTTGTCGTTTTCAGCACGACGCCTGCGCGGCGCGAAGCCTTTGCGCAGACGCTTTCCGACGAGCTTGGCATTCCTGTCCGACCCGCCGCCACGCCGCAAGAGGCCGTCGGCGATGCCGATGTGGTGCTGACCGCCGCTCGTTCGCACGATGAAACTCCGATCCTCTTCGCCGACTGGTTGCCGGAAAAGGCAATGGTGGTTTCCATCGGATCGACCATCCCGCAACAGCGCGAAATCGACATCTCCGTGATTGCGCGCGCTGATCTCATCGTCTGCGACATGCTTGAAGAAGTCCTGCATGAGACTGGTGACATGCTGGCAGCGGTCGCTGCCGGAATCGAGGTCGAGCCACGCGCCATATCGCTGAACGACCTGATGAATGGCAGCGCAGCGGACCGCGTTGCCGCAGCGCAGAGGCCCATGTTCAAGTCAGTGGGCGGCGGTGTGCAGGATGTCGTCGTCGGGGGGGCAATTCTCGATCGCGCGATTGCAGCGGGGCTCGCAGCACCGCTTCCGTTCCAGTTTGAAGGCAAGGCGCTTTGA
- a CDS encoding fumarylacetoacetate hydrolase family protein, with amino-acid sequence MTTPWGLCTIARTDGQRLACLTIDGDVWPLHALALHSGIPGFPPALTVLEILEHWDSQQSALDNLAIVAGTGAVAAEALAELDVRAPVERPGQIFCTGANYRKHVIDLTVDTGVGPEGLDRDGLYKWAAEMMDKRAAEGEPYAFTKPISAVAGPNDALVLPTNTAQPDWEIELGVVIGREAYCVSADDAMDHVAGYAIVNDISARDLIARTDYKMLGTDWLRSKGQPGFLPFGPVIVPARFVRDPQNLPLRLTVNGRVMQDETTADMIFGIARQIEYISSFARLLPGDVICTGSPAGNGTHYGRFLQPGDVMTAEIAGLGMQRVECVAPNA; translated from the coding sequence ATGACGACGCCCTGGGGCCTGTGCACGATTGCACGAACCGACGGCCAGCGCCTCGCGTGCCTGACTATCGACGGAGACGTTTGGCCGCTGCATGCATTGGCGCTTCACTCAGGCATCCCCGGATTTCCGCCTGCGCTTACCGTTCTGGAGATCCTTGAACACTGGGATAGCCAGCAATCTGCGCTCGACAATCTGGCGATAGTTGCGGGCACTGGTGCCGTCGCGGCAGAAGCCTTGGCCGAACTCGACGTGCGCGCGCCTGTCGAACGTCCCGGCCAGATTTTCTGTACAGGAGCGAACTATCGCAAGCATGTCATCGACCTGACAGTCGATACCGGTGTCGGGCCTGAAGGGCTTGACCGCGACGGCCTTTACAAATGGGCCGCTGAAATGATGGACAAGCGCGCCGCGGAAGGTGAACCCTACGCCTTCACCAAACCAATTTCGGCCGTTGCTGGTCCCAATGACGCCCTTGTTTTGCCGACCAACACCGCCCAGCCCGATTGGGAAATCGAACTTGGCGTCGTTATCGGCCGCGAAGCCTATTGCGTCAGTGCAGACGATGCTATGGATCATGTCGCAGGCTATGCAATCGTGAACGATATATCCGCGCGCGATCTGATTGCCCGGACAGATTACAAGATGCTCGGCACGGACTGGCTTCGATCCAAGGGGCAACCGGGGTTTCTGCCATTCGGTCCGGTCATTGTTCCTGCCCGATTCGTGCGTGACCCGCAGAATTTGCCGCTGCGGCTGACTGTCAATGGCAGGGTCATGCAGGACGAAACCACGGCGGACATGATCTTCGGTATCGCTCGCCAGATAGAATACATCTCCAGCTTCGCACGCTTGTTGCCCGGCGACGTGATCTGTACCGGATCACCCGCCGGCAATGGCACACACTACGGGCGTTTCCTCCAACCCGGCGATGTGATGACTGCCGAGATCGCAGGGTTGGGCATGCAGCGCGTTGAATGCGTGGCGCCCAACGCCTGA
- a CDS encoding cupin domain-containing protein — protein sequence MSDGPTPNQFMADYAPSFVQVLWATGEGAAKGDEPAAADHKFGFHSRNGSILRIVDFPPDKLYNTDKLANFLDANEVRDGDKPRHFWFHKTESLDYAICLEGEIYAMMDEGETVMRPGDILIQRATNHSWSNRSDKYCRMAFILLDLEK from the coding sequence TTGTCCGACGGTCCAACACCGAACCAGTTCATGGCCGACTACGCGCCATCTTTCGTGCAGGTTCTGTGGGCAACCGGGGAAGGTGCGGCCAAGGGTGATGAACCGGCGGCGGCAGACCACAAGTTCGGCTTCCATTCGCGGAACGGATCGATCCTGCGCATCGTCGATTTCCCGCCCGACAAGCTCTACAACACCGACAAGTTGGCCAATTTCCTGGATGCCAACGAAGTGCGGGATGGGGACAAGCCCCGGCATTTCTGGTTCCACAAGACAGAGTCGCTCGACTACGCAATCTGTCTAGAGGGCGAAATCTATGCGATGATGGACGAGGGCGAAACGGTGATGCGTCCAGGTGACATCCTTATCCAGCGCGCGACAAATCATTCCTGGTCGAACCGCTCGGACAAATACTGCCGGATGGCGTTCATTCTGCTCGACCTGGAAAAGTGA